tctctctctctctctctctctctcttattcccttttcttcctttcttccttccctcctatctttgtttctccctcctcctcctcctcctcctccttcctcctcctcctcctcctcctcctcctcctcctcctcctcctcctcctcctcctcctcctcctcctcctcctccattctacctaacaagaaataatagattcaagattatacccaaacgttttaaatcccacaaggccaaacattttttctttaatcgtatagtaaatatatggagtaaacttcctgcagaaattgtgaacaatattgaaattgtgaaagcaatattattgaatcagttcatcctttttttttttttttttttttttttttatgtaggaaggatactggccaagggcaacaaaaatctaataaaaaaaaatgcccactgaaatgccagtcccttaaaagggtcaaagcagtggtcaaaaattggtggataagtgtcttgaaacctccctcttgaaggaattcaagtcataggaaggtggaaatacagaagcaggcaaggagttccagagtttaccagagaaagggatgaatgattgagaatactggttaactcttgcgttagagaggtggacagaataggagtgagagaaagaagaaagtcttgtgcagcgaggccgcgggaggaggggaggcatgcagttagcaagatcagaagagcagttggcatgaaaatagcggtagaagacagctagatatgcaacattgcggcggtgagagaggggctgaagacagtcagttagaggagaggagttgatgagacgaaaagcttttgattccaccctgtctagaacagcagtatgagtggaacccccccagacatgtgaagcatactccatacatggacggataaggcccttgtacagagttagcagctggggggtgagaaaaactggcggagacgtctcagaacacctaacttcatagaagctgttttagctagagatgagatgtgaagtttccagttcagattataagtaaaggacagaccgaggatgttcagtgtagaagagggggacagttgagtgtcattgaagaagaggggatagttgtctggaagattgtgtcgagttgatagatggaggaattgagtttttgaggcattgaacaataccaagtttgctctgccccaatcagaaattttagaaagatcagaagtcaggcgttctgtggcttccctgcgtgatatgtttacctcctgaagggttgggacgtctatgaaaagacgtggaaaagtgcagggtggtatcatcagcataggagtggataggacatttgcactttgtttttccacagagcaataagaaattagaattgacagagaaaccagacaagggactgcaatttgaagaagcacaagaaccaagaaattacatcattcaatgaaatgacaacataatctaaagtaagaatttacatagctttcattttggtttacattctgaaagagtaacagtaacatggatatgtttttatattgaaatctttctctgattgcatacaaatggtaccaatcaacaaataataatgtaatacttagaagctgggaattcaaatcactggtagataaaatgaaccaccattctagagtgtacataactaaggaattaatatactggttaactgtcacaccagcatgaacagaatagcaacaattgttgagtagagtctgtaggagggcagggaaggaggcatgtagtcagttttagagagcagttattatgaaatcagctgtagaatattcctaagatgcaatactactggagtctgtcagcttgaagacagtttattaaagaagggaagttcatgagatataaagcctttgattattcagtttcatttccaaagtaacatttatttattggtgtgttgcttcctgtaaaTAGTAAAGCCTTGACAGCACTGCATCTCTCACACCAGCCTGTAAACTGTTGAGAGAACCCTAAcccttagagagaggaggagggaatccttggtttatgttcagtaaagcccttaaatcttgtcatggcaatgtagaatggaggcgtcattggtttatgttcagtaaagccctgtattcttgtcatggcaatgtagaattggaggcgtccttggtttatgttcagtaaagccccgtattcttgtcatggcaatgtagaatggaggcgtcccttggtttatgttcagtaaagccctgtattcttgtcatggcaatgtagaatggagacgtcattggtcacatactgttctaatgtaatctaatgtaatctaatggaatcattgaaggtgtaaaaatgcaggatatggatgggatgctacatcagcagcttttgtcattaagggtggtaaagtgaaagatttgttaatcactttggtctttagttgatgcttctggtgaggctttcctgtttaaacttggcataatatatataaaaatgatgtggcatgttaaacaagttaacttactgccttcttgtgtctttcacagatagaaatcaaaaacgtcacaagacagaatagtgagctgcatgcacttatcacagagtataaagtcactccctcagaggaaaaagacaaggatggcatgtcttcatgtgagaactcagaagctaaatgtgagctaccatccacatgaatatatatttgtatatcaaactgacattctccttggagggaggctttccaaagtgcacacacacacacacacacacacacacacacacacacacacacacacacacacacacacacacacacacacacacacacacacatctctgcatcaggactcaacagccagactgataaacaattacttcacccaagatgatcagctgataggattagctgtggatgagcctcctgtggtgactaggagtacaaaagccagcagctaattttgggagctgccagtcatcatggtcctggtgtctgaggtgctgcttttgcattttcccagtcatgGGTCGAGGCtacatcacatttattcattcacagttgctcttagttatctctgttacaagttaaaatttttcctggctccacagacatttctggtgcatctaaccctctctccattgcccttctatttcccttagtcttatacccacttcttacattacgtctaattacttccattggtcattcttgtctggccctctgttgcatcaatttttcacctccaggtacagataccaaggggaaattgctgggtcaagtggctacactgacatctgaggttagcaggttggagagtgagtgcagcagtcttcaggttcagctagactgtgagagggataagtataacaaactgctgggagaatctcttgctcatgaaaagttgtctgaagatgtcataactgaaccaaaaggtaagaaagtttatattctctaataataaagcaaataatttttcctcactgttgctcaattttttgaattaataacaaaataaaagcattgttattggatttgtttattgaggctgtattaagaaaagttgagagaaacaaacttattgttttatcaggagaaacaacaggattgggaggaactgagctttaacagaagctgcaacaactgcaggagcctcacagggtcctggagagcaggttaacttgcagcatgaaggaggtggctgagctaagtgacaggaagtagcagcttaagcatgctgtagtgcatgaggagacagagtccatcggtgtatgcatgttttttgctcatttgaatcatctgtaaaagtgaagtggaggaagtgtttactgtttactgtatgccatttccttggtcttttaatgaagaattttatccttcttcaggtgactacatcaccatctaccagttgcagcgaggagtgatgaagcaacaagctcgagaacgcgagttagaccttgccagcctccatcatgaatgagaggaaatgaagcaaaaccactctgcaggttagtgctctcttttgcatctcacacacttcttattcatgtcatggcagattagtgatttctgctgcatctcacacacttcttattcaattgctggcaggttagtgatctctgctgcatctcacacacttcttattcaattgctggcaggttagtgatctctgctgcatctcaaacggttcttattcaggtgttgaccaaagtactaagccttcatatcattaccttgctctgtgatggaggctacaccatctggcatctagctgagatttaatgttgcagtaaagcttccatatgagttcatgtagagcaaaatgttttcaaatgccagggaagtagtgtaatgtaaccttccagagaaatctatccctcatttattagttaacaggagtgtttaatgtacttaatgtgattagccaggatcaagggtcaacttcttcactgaccatttactctcaggtgatgtatctgtcctccatgagtcaccagagacacataaggtgttgtaagtgaaatttcatctattagatttattcaaaatgtgaattaacacagttgtttcctgcaggatttgatatcaaagctggtgcaggaaaaggaagcagatcatgaccttcagcagctcgagaagataagcagcgtccttaagagtccagttgctatctttagcagtgttggtgagtagtaaaaattgagccatcttatgaagtgcaacgaaacattattattatcttc
The Scylla paramamosain isolate STU-SP2022 chromosome 35, ASM3559412v1, whole genome shotgun sequence DNA segment above includes these coding regions:
- the LOC135090464 gene encoding uncharacterized protein LOC135090464; the encoded protein is MEKERRKIRRKEMPQKEKIEIKNVTRQNSELHALITEYKVTPSEEKDKDGMSSCENSEAKCTDTKGKLLGQVATLTSEVSRLESECSSLQVQLDCERDKYNKLLGESLAHEKLSEDVITEPKGETTGLGGTEL